DNA from Ovis aries strain OAR_USU_Benz2616 breed Rambouillet chromosome 15, ARS-UI_Ramb_v3.0, whole genome shotgun sequence:
TCTGGCTTGGAGCCCATGACATTGCCTTTGATGCCTGCCTGACCCAAATGTTCTTCATTCACAGCTTCACTACCATGGAATCAGGCTTTTTCCTGACCATGGCCATTGACCGTTATGTGGCCATTTGTCATCCACTGCGCCATACCACCATACTGACCAACACTCGCATCACTATAATGGGTATTATTGTGGTGATTCGGGGAGTTGccttcttttctccacaccccatTCTGCTCAAACAGCTGCCTTACTGCAGAACACGAATCATTGCCCACACCTACTGTGAGTTTATGGCTGTGCTGAAGCTGGCGTGTGTGGACACAGGAGCCACCTCACGTTACAGCCTCAGTGTGGCTTCTATCATTGGCTCCTGTGATGTGATTCTTACTGCTGTATCCTATGTCTTCATCCTCCAGTCTGTATTCCGCTTGCCATCTCGAGAAGCTGGCTTTAAGGCTTTGGGCACATGTGGATCCCATGTTTGTGTTATTCTTGTCTTTTACTCCACAACTGGCTTTTCCATTTTCACTCACCGCTTTGGGAAAAATATACCTGCACATATCCATATTTTTATTGCAAATATGTATCTTTTGGTGCCCCCTTTTCTCAACCCCATTGTGTATGGAGTAAAGACCAAGAAAATACAGGAGCATGTTGTTAAGGCACTAAGTATAAAAGTTGCTTGATTTTAGTTGGATCAATGAAGTACATAGTTCAAGATATATAGAACTGCAAGAGATGATGTAGGGAAAATAAGTAACTGCTTTCACTCCTGTAAGCTGATTTGCACTTACCACCTGAAATTTGTTATTTACCAGATGTGTAGAATATCTATAGATTCTAACTCAACACATTACTGcaacttttttatttaataatattagtGATGGAGTTGTTAATCATTCTAAAT
Protein-coding regions in this window:
- the LOC101106457 gene encoding olfactory receptor 52P1-like; translation: MPPLNTSHPSPATFSLMGIPGLEHLHVWIGIPFCSMYVVAVVGNVTILAVVRAEQSLHEPMFLFLCMLSVTDLVLSTSTLPRMLCLFWLGAHDIAFDACLTQMFFIHSFTTMESGFFLTMAIDRYVAICHPLRHTTILTNTRITIMGIIVVIRGVAFFSPHPILLKQLPYCRTRIIAHTYCEFMAVLKLACVDTGATSRYSLSVASIIGSCDVILTAVSYVFILQSVFRLPSREAGFKALGTCGSHVCVILVFYSTTGFSIFTHRFGKNIPAHIHIFIANMYLLVPPFLNPIVYGVKTKKIQEHVVKALSIKVA